The DNA sequence atgaatggataatctaatatgtaaattgaatttaaatagaatagataaatataaaaaatataatattaattaaattttaaaaataaattttactaaaGAGTAAATTTGAGAGAAGTTATTATAGCAGTGTACACTTTGTACTCACTACATGACtgtttttaattgattattCTCAATACttacttgaaaaaatatatagtttagataataccacatcatatatataaaatagatacttctaataataaattctatctatatttattcatgaCTAAATCAACATGGATGCTTACGGGCATTTTAGTAAATAGCTAGTTCGTAAATATGCCAACTTTAGTAAGCAGTCAGCAGTCAACGGTGAAATTAATGACAACCTGGCccatatttattactataatgCCCGTATAACAACCCAGGAAAAAATAGCGAAGATCATGCGGGAATCAGCAAGTGATCTGTTACCTGTAACGATGTCCCTGAAGAACTCGACGGATTCCGACAACTCATCCGCACTCTTTCCGCTCCACTTAATGGCGAGCGAAGGCACGGCGGTATCCTCTAAGTACACGCCAATGGCCGTGAACTTCACGAAGTTCCCTTGGATCTCCAATCCCCTCTCCCCTGCAAACATTAGCGAGCACCGGGAAtcagagagaaagaaaaagactaGCTTATAATGAAACAAACTGCAGGAGCGCAGCGCATACGAACCTGCGCCGCCCAGGAACAGGGCCTTGTCGGAGCCCGGAACCTTTGTCGTGGGCTGGAACGCCACGTTATCGACATGAACTACGGGCAGGGACGGTGCTGGAACCATTTTGACGAGGATATTAGCGGTAACTATGTGAGGAGGCGTCTGATAATTCTGAGTGTGGCACGCCCAGGCCCTTTAAACAGTGGTCACTTGTTTGGTTTGCAATTGTGACGTAGATCAACAGTGGCAATTAAGGGAAGGTAGAAGTTGAAGAGGTTGTTGGGTTCGCGTGCGTTGATTGGAAGGCCACGTGTGTAGAGACCGTAAGACATGATACCCAATTTCTGGTTGATGTCAATGGTCATCCTAGCTCCATCCTTTTGCGCGGACGAACTTAACCTTTGGGTCTTTGTCTAGTAGCTATTTGAtattagagcattcacatccaGTGCCTAGGGCACCAGATTTCGAggtttattttactgttttgatcaaaatatctgaatccctattttagaaaaaatcttaaaggataaatagtaattttttaaatataaaaaattattattcatttccgaaactatttttaattaatattttattataatatataaaataaaattttcttctaatcatTTACAATTTCTTTCGTActaatatttgttatagttttaaataataattttaaaaataatataattaattactaaaatataaaaaaattaattttaaaaatattatcatctccacaaaaaaaattaaattaaatttttgtttaaaatatttactagaataatagttcaaaatataaaaaaaatattgagtagttaagtttgtaaatgaaagtgagagaaaaaagtaatagagaaatattattttaataaaataaggaaatgatagggaatgagatgtaaaAGGTTTTTGAAAGAcgagtaaaatttaagaaaaaaatttaaagaatatactttttaactaaattataaagaattttatagagattgagatgaaaataCTCTTAATCCTATAagcttatagaaaaaaaaaatattggatcCTACAAAATGATTTGTATATACAATATTAGGGCGGTGCTTAGtctctttaaaaagaaataataaactcacACAACAGCCTCTAGAAGGTACCCAAAATTCTACTCAATTCTGTAATTTATTTGGTTATTTGGGCAATGCTAGGTATAATTtctatttgagattgtaatgtaaattgagataattttatttttaaatttttttaaaattataaaattatccttcttaaaataatattttttttatataataaagaacTTGCACatataatctcaaaatatggattgtaaatataattttttttaataatttccaaCCTCTTTTGCCAAAGACGGGAATTTAGGTCTTGTGTGCATCGCTTAATTTACAAGTAGGATAACTACTTTTTCGTGaagtttttattaattgtcAGCGATTTAAATGGCATTGTTGGATAGTAGTAGACGAAGCTAATTACAAAGTAGAGTGTCCCcaagaatataattttcctcGAGTGATTGGGACTTCTTGGAGCATATATAATAAGAGTAGAGCTACTTTGTCGTCTCACAGTACGTTCAgcgtttttttttattttttcaatacatttaaatattttttaaaaataaaaaaaatatatcaatatatttaaaattatttctttaatcagtaagtaaaaaaaaattttttttgaccAATAATCAAATAGAGTGggcaaaataaaataggaaggcaaagtaacatttttcatataataatatgtacaTATAGGCTTGACTTTTATGATAGCTTAAACGACGGTCTTTGGTGCTTAATCTACGTGTCTCGAGAGCCAAATGggcttaaaataattttgttgtctGTTTGTTTGTGGTGGGTTTACTATTTTACTTAAGTAATGGCCTATCCTTAACATGGCCCATTTTTGTCTAGATCTTGAAAAACCTCGGGTTTTCCTTAACATGGCCTATTTTTGTCTTGATGAACCTTCAAGCCCAAGTGTACATGATGGGTTTTGttagaaagtattttttggatggacatacaattattttttataattctttatataattatgttttaaaataaaagtatatttttaatttaataataaaaatatcattatttttaaaaaatgataaataatatttatagttatatagtatgCAAGCGTCatgcacttatttaaaaaaaaatcagtaaatatgggatccaaattaaaaaattaattttttaataatagacatattttttttaaaatgaatacgCGATGcttacacaatttataattgtatctaatattactattttttttttaaaaatattctgactttaaaatataattgtgcaAATAGCTTGTGTTTGTTGCTTTATGCAGAATATCTTTTGTGTCCTGTTAGGCATTCTCTTATatatgagatgttttttatttacttttgcCGTGCTTTTGCTGTTAAAAGAATTGCAGCAGTGAATTTTGAAGCCGGATGACCAAACTCTAGACATGCAACTGAGTGCTAGAACTGAATTTTGACCGAGTCTCTGCTGGATAGAATTATTGAATGTCGATATCCTCATTAGTATGGTAAGGAAATTTTTCTCACTTCACAAGGTTCATAGGGCCTCAGGGCCTCAGCCCAATACCCAGCCCAGAAGTCAACATGACCATACTCGGGGCAATGTGTCAATCAAAAAAGGGAGACAAGTGATTGACATGATCGATTGACCTGATATTGCTTAGTCGCAttctaaatttagaaatttatgtgGAACACATTAGAAAATAGGAAGAACTCTCGATTCATTGGCATGAAAATATCAACGGCTCACAAGGGATGAAAGCAAGGCTTGAAAACCACGCTTCATTAATGACTCTACTACCAAGCTACATGTCACATTGATAGTGTCGTTGCAGAACTATGCTGTATTAAAAGACTCCGACGGCAGGAATAGTAAGAGGGGCATGAACTTCATAAAGACAAGCACAATCTTGTACCTCAGACCCATTATATAAATAGCAAGTTTCAAGTACGAGAAACTTTCTCTAATTTCTAGATTTTCgcttatttacaaattttcaagaatatttactaattttgatATCGAAGACTTCCCGGCCTCAAGGCCACCCCCTCTTAGTTATCTTTTTTTGATCTTTTTACAAGTCTATTTCTTAAGATTTAAATTGTCAAGCTTGATTTAAAAGCGTACGAATCACGATgttaacaaatataatatttttttcatgcagTTCCTGACAGCTTAGTGTTGAACTCTACCCTGCAACTATGTTCCTTGTACTATtttgttgttttccttttttattgtttaacaTCTCGATCGAGGATATGAGATGGAATATCCCCTCCAGTGTAGGTACAGCTTGGGTTCTAAGATATGCATACAGTACAAAGGTAAGTTAAATGGCTAAaaaccatttttaaaaaattatgtttcttGTTAGAAAATGGTGTAGCAACCTCTATGAAAATTATGctatttttatttctgtttcGGGATAAAGCTATTGCTTAATCGGCTCTGATGGATAATTTGGTAAGATCTATGTTTATTAGGTGTTGGGAATAAAACCCAATATAATACATCAAAGCCCAATCTAATATATCTTCTCTATGTTTATGgagttccatttttttttttttctttcttctgtaAATTCTCAAACTTGTATTTTGACGAAGGAATGAATTAAAACAAATGAAGGAAACCTGTATGGCCTGTAAAACCTATATTTAAGGATGATTTCTGCTTGCAATATTAAGTGCAAGATTAATGGAAGTGGTTCAGGTAACAGTTAATCAAAAAATACATATCGTTTGAGtttgtttgtcttttattttgaccgttcatatatttaaattttttttaaatttatttttacttaataattaaaaaaataacttttagtatattaatatatatatatttaaatatattaaaaaaatataaaaacaaaaacgaaaaaaattgTGATAGGCGCCTAGTGGTCATTGCTGGCGGtaggctagcatgactctttgTAATATCTTACTCCGTTCCCAAGGCTACCTACTTTTGAGGGAGGATGTGGCCACAATTGTCTCTTGTACAAGGTGGGGGAAGTGACCATCTAGTGTTGAAGTGGGCATGTCGTGTTTTCTCACTTAGAAATGAAGGAAACAAGATGCAAAATGTGGGGTTTAAACTTTTAAGGTCTTTGTTAATGTTGATTTATCGAAAAGGTTTCCGGATATAGAAGTTGGGATTTGTTTTATCCTTGAAGAGCATCATGATTGTACAGGGCCTTCCATGCTTTAAGCACAAGGGTACAGAAGCTAGTGGGCTGGGAACCCCTTACCCGTAATCCCTTCAAAAGGCAGTTTACAAATTGACTACCAAAAGACATTGCTTGGAACTGTTTATATGCTGTtgctattttcttctttccttggtGCTGGTTGGATACCCGGCAATGGAGCCCTTATATTCGATCCAAAGAGGCTCTACTGGCTTGCTCTATCATCCAGCTTTCCTGGGTGGTGGGTCTTTCTGATGGATACATGTATGGCTGTCCTTTGCTTGTACTTTTCTCTGTAATTATCCCTGCAGAAATGCTCATCCAACATCCGATTGATCCATCTGTTGCAATGTTAAAGTTACTTTTGAAACAGGAAGATCTAGATTTTTTAGTGGGCAACTGCTAAATATAATTGCCAATTGAACACCGCACTGTTCAGCATGTTGCATGGATACAGCATAGGGCTAACAGCTTGCACATAAACCATACACACCACGATGCTGTTGAACACAACTGAAAAGGCTGCAAGACTTCATCAGTGAAATGATTACATTTGATGTGTTTTCTATAGGAACAATACAGCTATAACGAACTGTCTCGATCTTGAGAATGGAATGTTCCATGTAGCATTGTTGGtggttgaaaatataaatatatatctatataagaAGAGGATACTAAAATGTGAGGAGTGTGTTAAAagaagcaaggaaaaaaaaaatctcgagctaCGCAGGCATTCCATCCAGAATTTCCCTTCTCTCCACCATGTATTGTCGGATCATTTGCTGGTCCTTTCTTAGGGAAACAAGTCTCTTTCTCTGCTATGATTGTGTTTGTGTCAGCTTTGAGCAAGATCAGAAAAAATATAGCTATGAAACTATGAAAATCTAAGAAgttgaacaaaagaaaaaaactaattgGGAAGATGCAGTATAGAGACTGAGAAAGTTGCTCGAGCAGATGCATTTATCAAGAACATAATTGTGAAGAAATTTTctgataggaaaaaaaaatagagttacaaaaagtaaaaacaaccCATGAATCCAGTAAAGTGATAAAAGCTGGTGAAGTGTAAAGTGATCTCTTTTGTTAcagattatttttcaattgaatgGAGGACTTTTTTCAAGCCATTTTTAAAGAGTTATGGTGCACGGAGATAGAGATGaaacaaatattatatgttGATAGTGCAGAAAGCCATGTTTTAAGCTACAACTTGCTGGAAATTTGAATGTGGCTGATAAGGGGGCTTGGGGACTTCTACATAAAAGCCataaagatatattaattttcagCTACTCCCTCTTGATCTATGATTCTCTATCTcactaattaaatttaaatcagGTATATCTTGCCTCCAATATATAATTCTGTGGGGGCTTTTATCTCTTGCTTCACACAATGCACCCCATTACCCATCTCAAATATTTCCTGCGCTGCTTCCTTCTATCTCTACCTTTTCGATGAATTATGAACGTGGGATTGAAACAGAGAGATGCTCAAAAGTAAGcaccaaaaaatattaccaaataGCTACAATATAAAGTTACAAACAGAAAGGGAAGTGGAGGAAAAAAGACCCAAAACAGAGGGAAAATGAAATCTGCCCATTGGATGCAGTCATCTAATCAAAATTCTTTTTGAGGAGCTTAATCTCAACCCATATAGGGAAAGCTAAATGGCATCAGTAATGGATTTGCTCTATTGGAAAGGGAAAGTCAAGTATAGTTGAAGTGCATGAAATGACCGTTAAAAAGCtacaatctaaaaaaaaaatgaaaacaaaatatatggGAAATCCTTTAGGTACAAGGCATGTCGTCTGCAATCTCATTTGAATCCTTCAGGTTGATATAACATATTGGAacatcatttcaactcaaaagcTTAAGGCTGTAATTTCAGATATATTTATGCCATATCTATCAAGCCTTCGTGAATGCTATCCTATGTAAGATTTAATCCACTTATGCCCAAATGATTATATACCTCGATAAAATCATCAAATCAGAAAATAAGTTCATGAGAATAAATTATCGAGGAGCAGAATAGCACTAGATTCAATTTACTTCCATCTAAACAATAAATGTAGCCAAGCATGCCGACCCAAGTATCACAGTGCTAAGTGAATCCTTCAATGATCAGTTCCATTTTTCTGAATAGTTGATAAACGTATCATATCAATGGGGCCTGATTCTTTGCTCACGGGCGTGGTCTTCTGACCGTGAAGTTACCTCTTTGTGCAGTTAAGGGTGTTGAATATTTGCATATGGCCCCAACAAATAATCAAGTCCTGATGATGCCAACTATATATGTGCTTTCAAAGAGACCCGattcatgagagagagagagaggagtatAATACTGCAAAATTCACTGTTAAAAACCATACCCTACTAGTTCTGATTTCACTCCTTCAAATAAAACTTGAGATAGAAAGAGACGGGACTCCTaccatttattaattataaatctatATGAAGAAAAGTAATGAGtcacaagaaaagaaatgtttagAGATGGGTCAGTGCTGAAACTTTAGAAAAAACCCATAATGTGTTTGCATTTTATATTTGGAAGCATtgaaagatttataaaaaatcctGACAATTTCCTACAGTTCATTTCTCTCCCCACTCATCCACGCTTTTAAAGGGTGGACTACCCCTCATCCCCCCCCTCACATTGCTCAGCTCCCCCATAGGGTGattcattgagagagagagagagaaatagatagagagagaggtccATCTTAAAAATACAGAGTTGTAATGGCCGTAAACCTCCAATCATGTGATCATGCAGATGATGACTACATCGACATGGAAGTCAGCTCATACTCCAACTTCCTTTGTCATTCTGTAGGCTCCCCTCCGCACACCAGAGAGTTCGAGTTCCAAATGTCTTCCAGCTCTCAAGAAAGAGAGCCAACAACTTCCCCAGCTGACGAGCTTTTCTATAAGGGAAAACTTCTTCCTCTTCACCTCCCCCCACGTTTGCAAATGGTAGAAAAACTCCTGCAAAACTCCAGCCCTGCTTATGATACAAGAAAAGATATCTTTGAAGAATTCTATAGCACTCCATTAACCACCACTGCCCCAACACCGACTTTTAGTACCCCATTTGAATCTTGCAACATCTCTCCCTCGGAATCTTGCCGGGTTAGTAGAGAGCTGAACCTAGATGAGTATATCTCCGAGTATTCAACTGAACTCGGTGGCTTTTATAGCGAAACCCAAAGAAAGTCTTGGACCAAAAAGCTCAAGCAGTCTTCACTTGGCTTAAAGTTGAAGGCTTCCAGGGCTTACCTCAAGTCTTTGTTCAGTAAATCTGGTTGCTCACATGAGTCCTGTACAGCGGCTACAAAGAATGCCAATGAAGGATCGGTTTCAAAAGCCAAGGAATGTATGAACACGTACATGAAAGAGTCTAAGAAAATCCCGTTTGGGCAAATTCAGAAGGACAAATGCTCAACGTCAACAAGTATCATGAAGAGCATTGACGAAGACAAGACTGCCGAGAATGGCTTTGGCCACCATAGGAGATCATTCTCGGTGATTATCAAACGCCATTCAGCAAAGAAGTCTTCACCCCCCTCATCCTCATCCagctcttcttcatcttcaaactCAAACGATTCAAAGGGATTCCATGAGTTGCAATTTCTCAAGAGATGTGGCAGCGCAAGTTCAGATATCGAGATATCAATTCAAGGAGCAATTGCTCATTGCAAACAGTCTCAGCAGCTTTTCCACTCCAGAAAGACTGTAAGTGAAGTTGGGTTTTACTCATTGTCAACTTCCAGGATTGCAGTTCGTGAAGATCAAGATAGGCCAGACCTTTGCAGAGgttgagagggagagagagagagagagagaggaaagacaAGGCAAAGTAGGATGTTTAGTTTTAATGATCATgtgttcttttctgtttttcctcttctcccTTTCATAATCTTGCTAATACCCATGAATTGGTTCAAGGCTAGAACTGTGTATGGCGTTTTAGAATATTCAGAACAGAGCATCATGTGGAAGTTTGTGAAAATGCACAATAGAAGTTCTTTTCCTCAAACTTAGTTAAGACGAATAAAAGATGAACAGAGTCTCTTCATGTAGATTAAAACCCTGGGTGGAATTTAACAATCTAAGTTGATTGATATTTGTTGCTGCAATGATAATTCTTGATTTCACATGTGTCCTTTAGCATTAGTCATCATTTTAAAAGACATGAAATCATAACGGATAGGTCTATTCATAAGTCACTTTGGAGATTTCATAGAAACAAAATCTTTCTATTGCGCACAAAGTGTTTCACTCGTTGATTTTTGAAATAGTTTCACCTAGGTAACATTTTTGCAATCTTTTAAGACATTATTATCACCGAGACTTTTCATATTCATCCATGGGATATACAAAACAAATGAACTTTGATACTCATCATCTCCATAtactatacattatatatatatattttttattcttcttaaattaattaaattcttctaatcatcattcatatactatatatttaataagagaaaaaaagtgtATATCAAGTGTAGGCTGATAGCACTCTATGTTTTCAGGTGTACTGCACTAATAGCAGGATTTTATATCCTTGTTTCTTCTGATGACATGGGAGGTATCTCAAGTGTAGGCTTTATTGATCACCTGGCTAATATCTTATTAGGAAGTGgatcagattttaatttttatctttaaaaaaaaatgagtatcttttcaaattctttaagaacGGAAAAgcaaacaatcattttccacaACTGACTCGTTTACTGTCATTATTAAGTGAaatattggaaaagaaaaacaggacAAAATTCCAAGGTAAAAATCCATGGTGCTATAAAAGCAGTCCTGAGAGAATTCAAGATTTCTCAACATAATTGTCAAGGACTCTTACTCATTTCACCGTTGTTTTCATATGGTAGGCAGAAAGAAAAAGGTTTATGTTGCTGACTGGTAAATATCACCAACCATCTCTTCCATTAGCTGGCATCTTTCAAAGATGAGTATCATCATGAAGTTCTAGCCAATTATCAATTGAACCAAACAATCATGACTCTAATCCTAGATGCCCATCTGTCCAGTGTCCACCTCTCAAAAGCAACTAAGAGACCCCTCCCTGCCTTCATTAAATATGCTGCATGATTCATGATAACATAGAAAACATTCATttgaaaagttttataaaaCTGCTCAAATGTTGTAAAAGTGTTGGGGATCATTTACCTAAATAGCAACGCCAACGAATCTAAGCAAAGGAAAGACAGtaaacaaaataatgtaagagGAAATCTTCAGGTGCAGACAAACAGCCTTTCAAGACATGGATggctctttttcctttctttccatttACCTAGTGGGGTGTACTGAACCTTAAACTAAGTAAACATGTCAGCCAGAATTTTGACAGGGTTAAGATTTTAAGGCCTAAGGAAAGCAACATAAAGGCCAACTTGATGTTGTTGAGCACTATCTGcgagaagaaagaaggaaaaggcAGGCCTCACATACCTACTGGCATACCTAATCACCTCCGCATGTCCTTTGTtacttgattttttaaaataacccCAGAAAATTTAACCCAAAAGCTTATGGTATAACTATCCTAAGCATCTATATCCCAGAGTAATGATATAGCTACTAAAGTTTTATTacatggtttttatttttagattgtatttgaatgttaaactaaattgagttgagttaagataacaaaatattgttagaatattattttttaatattattattattttgagatttgaaaaaattgaattatttattatattatgtgttggaatttgaaaaaattgtaattatgagttgagataaattgaaatgtgttgatgatccaaacatatttattatattgatgatgtgtCAGCAATCACATGGAGTTTACCATGCcgtatatatattgtttggatGGACGGAAATGTcaagaagatgaaagaaaatgcaggaaattagagagaaaaaaaaggtctgagagagagagagagaactaaaattgcatgcattaattatcTGAATCCCTCGCTACAGAGCTAGTTTTCCTATTTAATATAAGCAAAAATGGACTTACCTAATTCCTAGCAGCCTGCTAAAATACGGCCGAAAGAAAATAACTGTTCagctaagagcattctcattggattagctaaaagttaaatctaatgagaatttagctattaggtcaataaattgttcacattgaattagctatatttcaaatatttagaatatagctacagtaatatccaaactaatttctaaatttggaacacactattcattcatcaaatcctttttatattatttctttctctctccttttaatattaattatttctctctccattttaactgacaattaaaaaaatataattagaatacaattacaaattaatatataatattatgaatagtaaaatatgataaaataaaataaattcataattaaaaaaattaaaaaattaaaaaattattaattactcattactatataatgaataaatggataattcaatttggagatttgatgtgaatagtcaaaattaaattcatcttatattattttattgttatataatgaaaaaatagctattccaatgtggagatttatataaatggaatagctaaaaattaaattcatcttacattcataacaaatgtactttaatttagctattccaatgagagtgctctaaagGGTGTATTATAATCGGACATTGCATCTCATGAATGATTATCTCACTTTTAAGGCAGCATACCGCctggtttggatttaaaaatgaattgaaataatttataaatagtaaaataaaatattattttttaatattattattttgagattttaaaaaattgaattatttattatattttatataaaaatttaaaaaaattataatgataaaatacaaTGTAATGAAATTAGTTTCGTGCTCTTTCATACCATAGGGTATTTTCTCATACTTTGAGGAGCTCCTTAGGAAAGACCTAGATGGCCTGCAAAACAGAATCACAATCTTCACAAATCACAACCCCAGCCCAGAAAACCAAACTACGAAACTACCCCAAAGCCCAAAAACATTGACCTTCTCGTCTTTCAATGTGTCTCCCACTTACCTTCTGGCAGGCACTCTTGACAGTTGATATGGGGGGGGTTTCACTTTCAGGCCTCAGGCATTGGTTTACTATAGTTACCGAGTTGGAGTTttggacaaaaaaataaaaaaaataaagtccaaCATAGAGGTGCAAAGAAATATAACTTTAAGAAGTAATGATTCTTATAGAAGTTGAATGCTATTTTAAAATGCATTCCCAAGCACATTTGTACTCGaataatatgcatttttcatACTACAATCCTACAAACTTCCAAAGACTGCAAGTTGGCCACATCAGAGAGCATAAATCCTATCGACTTCTGAGTTTGAGAAGTCAGAGTGATGCCACGAGTTGGATAAACTCCTCCTCGAATGcttctccctcttcctcatTGAACGACTCCTCTTGGACCTCACCACGTAATAAGTCATGGTGCCGAGAACTCCAGCCATTATTACTCCCCCCACGGCTGTGACCAAAATTGCAGCCCATTTGTGCCTCTTGCCAACCACTATATAAGAGGATGCCATAAAAGCCACCGAAGTGCACACAGAAGCCAACCACATGAGCTTGTTAATTACCTCCACCACTCGTTTTTCTGCTTTTGTCTCTCCTCTAACCAATGTAATTTGAACAACCACAACAGCCAATGATGTAAAAAGGGCAATGGcattgaagatgaagaaaattttgaaagatgcACTCTTGACCACCACAGCCATCCCAGAATCAGCATCCCCACCAGGCACAGTAAAAATAGCTGCAAAGGCAACTGTAGCAAATAGCACAGCCACCACAGTCACTGAGTTTGTTGCATTGTTGATCCCTTCTCGGTGCAGTTTCCGGAGCTCTTTAGAAATATTATGAacatttttgttagttttcctAGTTTGTTCAAGCTGGATATGAACATCTTTCTTAATTTGAGTCACAGTGTTCCTCAACTCATCCCTTGGTTGGTTCAGTTCATTAGCTCTGAGAGCACCACATTGAGAAAGGTAGTCCTTTATATCTGAGGATTCTTCAGAAAGGGGAAGCCCTTCTGCTATGTCAAGAGCCGTTTTGTGGTCTCTGGTCAGTGCATTAACATTGGTATCACGAAGAGATAACAACTCCTTCACTATCTGCAAGAAGAAAACCGAATGTCAATTCTAGGACCATCTTTTCCTGCGAAATCTGGGTATGCTTGAACTTCGTAAGAAGC is a window from the Juglans regia cultivar Chandler chromosome 7, Walnut 2.0, whole genome shotgun sequence genome containing:
- the LOC108994757 gene encoding probable membrane-associated kinase regulator 4 yields the protein MAVNLQSCDHADDDYIDMEVSSYSNFLCHSVGSPPHTREFEFQMSSSSQEREPTTSPADELFYKGKLLPLHLPPRLQMVEKLLQNSSPAYDTRKDIFEEFYSTPLTTTAPTPTFSTPFESCNISPSESCRVSRELNLDEYISEYSTELGGFYSETQRKSWTKKLKQSSLGLKLKASRAYLKSLFSKSGCSHESCTAATKNANEGSVSKAKECMNTYMKESKKIPFGQIQKDKCSTSTSIMKSIDEDKTAENGFGHHRRSFSVIIKRHSAKKSSPPSSSSSSSSSSNSNDSKGFHELQFLKRCGSASSDIEISIQGAIAHCKQSQQLFHSRKTVSEVGFYSLSTSRIAVREDQDRPDLCRG